The Lycium barbarum isolate Lr01 chromosome 9, ASM1917538v2, whole genome shotgun sequence genome has a segment encoding these proteins:
- the LOC132609126 gene encoding COBRA-like protein 7, with protein MMATSLIFLPLILLISLPVSISQTSSNNARDCNGIFITYDYNSGFPIPPTVLASESNNQAYNFRSTLTILNNIPDELKSWKVFVGFQHREFLVSASQAVLADGTTLPGDVGNGTVFAGFPTTDLKSAIQTAGDVNQMEARIKLVGTQYGVASPAVPLPSSISLANDGFLCPTSISQGNRTRVCCVKDPSAKSNITASEEIQPRQEGDLTIMYDVTSSSESNYWAQVTISNNNHTSRLDNWQLSWEWMRDEFIYSMKGAYPTVVDTGDCIFGKQGEYYKGMDFSKALNCEKRPTIIDLPLEKTNDTTLGMVPFCCRNGTILPPFMDASKSKSAFVMQVYKMSPDLNMSVIHPPQNWKINGTYSLGYLCGPPVRVSPSLFPNPAGLSSDTAAVASWQVTCNISISTLKKPKCCVSFSAFFNDSVVPCNTCACGCNTSPSNVCSATEPPLLLPSEALLVPFDNRTEMAKDFNKRRDLPNPLPCGDNCGVSINWHLLSDFRGGWTARVTLFNWGDTHIVDWFAAVQLDKAIEGFEKAYSFNGTIMPDTNNTIFIQGFSGLTYLLAERRGNNPRKDPPVPGTEQSVISFTKKTTPGIDVGAGDGFPNKIYFNGEECSLPVILPSGCNRRVPLASSAFTLLLTMLVLMVLQLSLWLEI; from the exons ATGATGGCCACTTCATTAATCTTTCTCCCACTGATACTCCTAATTTCTCTTCCTGTTTCAATTTCTCAAACTTCCTCCAACAACGCAAGAGACTGCAATGGCATATTCATAACTTACGACTACAATTCTGGTTTTCCTATTCCCCCGACCGTTTTGGCATCAGAGTCCAACAACCAAGCCTACAACTTCAGGTCCACACTCACAATCCTTAACAATATTCCTGATGAGCTCAAGTCTTGGAAGGTCTTTGTTGGCTTCCAGCATAGAGAATTTTTGGTCTCTGCTTCACAAGCTGTGCTTGCTGATGGAACCACTCTGCCTGGTGATGTGGGAAATGGAACTGTCTTTGCTGGTTTTCCTACCACTGACCTTAAATCCGCGATTCAGACCGCTGGAGACGTCAACCAGATGGAGGCTCGGATCAAGTTGGTTGGTACTCAGTATGGTGTTGCATCTCCTGCTGTCCCCTTGCCTTCTTCCATCAGTTTGGCTAATGATGGCTTCTTGTGTCCTACTTCAATATCGCAAG GAAATCGGACCCGAGTTTGTTGTGTCAAAGACCCAAGCGCCAAATCCAACATCACGGCCTCGGAGGAAATCCAGCCTCGGCAAGAGGGTGATCTTACCATAATGTATGATGTCACTAGCTCATCCGAATCCAATTACTGGGCACAAGTCACAATCTCAAATAACAACCACACTAGCCGTCTTGATAACTGGCAATTAAGCTGGGAATGGATGAGAGACGAGTTCATCTATAGCATGAAGGGCGCTTATCCAACGGTTGTTGATACAGGGGACTGCATCTTTGGTAAGCAGGGGGAATATTACAAGGGCATGGATTTTTCAAAGGCCTTGAACTGTGAAAAGAGACCCACAATCATCGACCTTCCTTTGGAAAAGACAAATGATACAACCTTAGGAATGGTTCCTTTCTGTTGTCGAAATGGGACCATTTTGCCACCTTTCATGGATGCAAGCAAGTCCAAGTCAGCTTTTGTAATGCAAGTATACAAGATGTCCCCAGACCTTAACATGAGTGTTATCCACCCTCCACAGAACTGGAAAATAAATGGTACTTACAGTCTTGGTTATCTATGTGGGCCGCCAGTACGAGTATCCCCTAGCCTCTTCCCTAATCCAGCAGGGCTATCTTCAGATACAGCTGCTGTTGCTAGTTGGCAAGTAACCTGCAACATTAGCATTTCAACCTTGAAGAAGCCCAAGTGTTGTGTATCATTCTCTGCATTCTTCAACGATTCTGTTGTTCCTTGTAACACTTGCGCCTGTGGCTGCAACACGAGCCCCAGCAATGTGTGCAGTGCCACCGAGCCACCACTGCTTTTACCATCAGAGGCTCTTCTGGTGCCCTTTGACAATCGAACTGAAATGGCAAAGGACTTTAATAAAAGACGAGATTTGCCAAATCCTTTACCTTGCGGAGACAACTGTGGAGTCAGCATAAACTGGCATTTGCTTAGTGATTTCCGGGGGGGATGGACAGCCAGAGTAACACTGTTTAATTGGGGTGACACTCACATTGTTGACTGGTTTGCTGCTGTACAGTTGGATAAAGCCATCGAAGGTTTTGAAAAAGCGTACTCTTTCAATGGAACCATCATGCCTGATACCAACAATACAATATTCATACAGGGGTTTTCAGGCTTAACTTACCTTCTTGCAGAGAGAAGAGGAAACAATCCAAGGAAAGATCCTCCAGTTCCTGGTACCGAGCAATCGGTCATATCTTTCACAAAGAAGACCACGCCTGGAATCGATGTAGGAGCAGGTGATGGTTTTCCAAATAAAATTTACTTCAATGGAGAGGAGTGCTCCCTTCCTGTAATACTTCCTTCTGGTTGTAATCGCAGAGTCCCTCTAGCCTCTAGTGCTTTTACTCTGCTTCTAACCATGCTAGTCCTCATGGTTCTGCAACTATCACTGTGGCTAGAAATATGA
- the LOC132609127 gene encoding tlg2p-like protein a, whose amino-acid sequence MATRNRSRVFQRYRDTLNENRIPFTTSSNGAVIEMATTSFLNSKNTSYTPLSTQEDLGPSTSRDAFTVGLPPAWVDVSEEVAASINQAQVKLAELKKCHAKALTPSFGDGREDQRVIEVLTVEITDILRKSEKRLQKLSASGSSEDSNVRKNVQHSLATDLQNLSVELRRMQSLYLKQLRQQSEGHDGLDLEMNEKKSSFLDDDFNDVGFTELQMATGQKDEQLTAEREREIRQVLKSVNELAQIMKDLSVLVIDQGTIVDRIDHNVQSVSASVEEGFKQLQKAERSQRKGGMVKCATVLVITCFIMLVLLVLKEILL is encoded by the exons ATGGCGACAAGAAATAGAAGTAGGGTGTTCCAAAGATACAGGGATACGTTGAATGAGAATCGCATACCCTTCACCACTTCTTCAAATGGTGCAGTTATTGAAATGGCAACTACTTCTTTTCTAAATTCTAAAAATACTTCTTACACTCCTCTTAGCACCCAAGAGGATCTTGGTCCTTCTACATCCAG GGATGCATTTACAGTGGGCTTACCTCCAGCATGGGTTGATGTTTCTGAAGAAGTTGCAGCTAGCATAAATCAGGCTCAAGTCAAACTGGCGGAGTTAAAGAAGTGTCATGCTAAAGCTCTGACTCCATCTTTTGGTGATGGAAGAGAAGATCAACGTGTGATAGAGGTTCTGACTGTGGAGATTACAGATATATTAAGGAAGTCAGAGAAGAGATTACAGAAGCTTTCAGCAAGTGGATCTTCTGAGGATTCAAATGTTAGAAAAAATGTACAG CATTCTCTGGCTACAGACCTCCAAAACCTTTCTGTTGAGCTTCGGAGGATGCAATCGTTGTATCTTAAACAGTTACGGCAGCAATCAGAG GGACACGATGGGCTTGATTTGGAGATGAATGAAAAGAAGTCTAGCTTTCTGGATGATGATTTCAATGACGTG GGGTTCACTGAACTGCAGATGGCCACTGGTCAGAAGGATGAGCAGTTAACggcagagagagaaagagagattaGACAG GTCCTCAAATCAGTTAATGAGCTTGCCCAAATCATGAAGGATCTGTCAGTCCTAGTGATTGACCAG GGGACAATAGTTGATCGGATAGACCACAATGTTCAAAGTGTGTCTGCATCAGTAGAAGAAGGCTTCAAACAACTGCAAAAG GCAGAGAGGTCTCAGAGGAAGGGGGGAATGGTGAAATGTGCGACTGTTCTTGTTATCACGTGCTTCATTATGCTAGTCCTATTGGTCCTTAAGGAGATTCTCTTATAA